In Candidatus Devosia phytovorans, the DNA window TCCGCTGGACCGAGTGATCGCCATCCCATCGCGTGTATAAGGCCCCGCGCTTTCCTCCCTTCCCCCCGTGCGGGACGGAGTGAAGGCGCGGGTCTTTTATATTTGCCGAGCCCATGATCCTTTTTGCCCTCCGACGCTTTGCCGGCTTTGCCGTGACGCTGCTGGCTGCAGCCTTCGTCATTTTCTGGCTGCTCGACCTGCTGCCGGGCGATCCGGCACAATTCATTCTCGGGGTCAATGCGACACCGGACTCGGTGGCGCGGCTGCGGTTGCAGATGGGCCTTGATGCGCCGGGCTATGAGCGGTTCCTCGGCTGGATCTGGGGCATGCTGCAGGGCGACTTCGGCATGAGCTATACCCAGCGGGCACCGGTGGCCGAGCTGATCTGGGGCCGGCTGGGCGTGACGCTGCCGCTGGCGGTGTTTGCGATGGTGATCTCAGTGGTTATCGGGCTGCCGCTCGGCATCCTCGCGGCGCGCAAGCGCGGCAAGGCGCTGGATACGGGTGTAATGGTGCTGGCGCAGACCGGCATCGCCATTCCCAATTTCTGGTTCGGCATGCTGCTGACCCTGGTCTTTGCCGTCAGCCTGCGCTGGTTGCCGCCCGGCGGCTTTACGCCATGGAGCGAAAACCTTGGGCTGGCGCTGCGCGGACTGGTGCTGCCCAGCCTTGCCCTGGCCTTGCCGCAGGCGTCGATCCTCGCCCGCGTGATGCGGACGGCGCTGGTCGATGTGACCGGGCAGGACTATATCCGCACCGCGCGTGCCAAGGGGCTGACCACGGGCGAGGCGGTGTGGCGGCATGGCGTGCGCAATGCGCTGCTGCCGGTGCTGACAATCCTGGGGCTGCAATTTGCCTATCTGGTGGCCGGCACGATCGTGGTCGAAAATGTGTTCTACCTGCCGGGTATCGGCCGGCTGATCTTCACCGCCATTTCCGAGCGGGACCTGGTGCTGGTGCGCGGCGCCACGGTCATCCTGATCTTGGTTGTCACGGCAACCATGCTGGTGACCGACATTGCCTATGCGCTGGTCGATCCGCGCCTGCGGGAGCGGAGCGGATCATGAGACGACTGTTTGCCCATCCAAGCCTTGCCATCGGGCTGATTGCCACCGTGATCTTCGTGGCGCTGGGCGTGCTGTCGCTGGTCTGGACGCCCTTCCCCATCGCGCAGATCGATGTGGCGCGGCGTTTCCTGGCGCCTGGAACAGAGCATTGGCTGGGCACGGATAATCTGGGGCGCGACATGGCCTCGCTGATCATGGCCGGCACCTGGACCAGTTTCCTGGTCGCCGCGATTGCAGTGGTGATCGGCGTCGGTATCGGCGTGCCACTGGGTCTTGCGGCTGCCGCATGGGGCGGACCGGTGGAATGGCTGGTGCTGCGCCTGTCGGATTTCATCTTCGCCTTCCCGGCGGTGATCGTGGCCATCCTGATCACCACGCTGATCGGACCGGGCGCGACCAATGCCATCATCGCCATCGGCATTTTCAACATTCCGGTGTTTGCCCGCGTGGCGCGGGGCGGAGCGCTCAGCATTGCCACGCTGGATTTCGTGGCGGCCGGGCGCTTGGCCGGGCTCAACAATGCCATGATCGCCTGGCGGCACCTGCTTCCCAATATCGTGAGCCTTCTCATCGTTCAGGGCACGATCCAGATGTCGCTGGGGATCCTGGCCGAAGCGGGCCTCTCCTATATCGGGTTGGGCACGCAACCACCGGCGACAAGCCTCGGCTTGATGCTGCGCGATGCGCAGGGGCTGTTCCTGATCCATCCGTGGCTGTCGGTGGTGCCGGGCCTCGCCATCGTGCTGATCGTCATCGCGCTCAACATTGCTGGCGACGGGTTGCGTGATGCGATCGACCCCAGACTGAAGCAGGGAAGTTCCAATGGCCTTGCTTGATGTATCGGGGCTCAGCATTGCCTTTGGCAGCAATGCGGTCGTTTCCGGCCTGAGCTTTGCCATAGAGCGCAGCGAGCGCTTCGGCATCATCGGCGAGAGTGGCTCGGGCAAGACCCTGACGTCGCTGGCCATTGCCGGCCTCCTGCCGGAGGGCGCAAAGGTCAGCGGTTCGATCATGCTGGACGAGACGCCCCTGCCCGCCTCGGAAAAGGCAATGGCGCGGCTGCGCGGCAAACGCATCGGCATGGTGTTCCAGGAGCCGATGACAGCGCTCAACCCGTTGATGCGGGTCAGTGAGCAGATTGCCGAGGCGATTGACCTCAATCTAAGTGGGCCGGCGCGGAGCGTGGTGCCAAACCTTCTTGCCGAGGTCGGCCTCGAGCCGCGGCATGGTCATCGCTTTCCGCATCAATTGTCGGGTGGACAGCGCCAGCGCGTGATGATCGCCATGGCGCTGGCGAGCCAGCCGGACCTGCTGATTGCCGACGAGCCGACCTCGGCGCTCGATCTCATCACCCAGCGCAAGGTGCTCGACCTGATTGCCGAAATCTGCAGCCGGAGGCAGATGGCGCTGCTGTTCATCAGCCATGACCTCAAGGCGGTGGCGCGGCTGTGCACGCGGGTGGCAGTGATGCATCGCGGCAAGCTGGTGGAGACGGGGCCAGCGGCGGAGGTTTTCGCTTCGCCCAAGCAGGCTTATACGCAAAAGCTGGTTGCGGCATCGCGCTTTGACCTGCGGCCGGCAAAGGGACGGCGCCTGGGCGAAACGCTGTTGTCGGTGGAGGGTATCAGCCGCGACTACAAGCAGGGTGGCATGCTGCTGTGGGCAGAAAAGCCGTTGCGGGCGGTCGATGACGTCGGGTTCGAAATCGCGCGGGGCGAATGCCTGGCGCTGGTCGGACCGTCGGGCTGCGGCAAGAGCACGTTGGCGCGGATCGTGGTCGGGTTGGATCGGGCCACGGCAGGCCAGATGCAGCTCGACGGCGTGCGCTATCATGGCTCAGATTTGCCCAAGGGGTTGCGCCGGGATCTGTCGCTGGTCTTCCAGGATCCGTTCGGCAGCTTCAACCCGCGCCTCAGCATTGGCGCCTCGCTGGCGGAGCCGTTGCGGTTGGAAGCTGGACTCGATAGCGCGGCCGTCAAGGCGCGGCTGGTCGAGGCGGTCGAGGCCGTGGGTCTCGATGCGGGCATGCTGGAGCGCTATCCGCATGAATTTTCCGGCGGGCAGCGGCAACGCCTCGCCATTGCGCGGGCGCTGGTGACGCGGCCGAAACTATTGGTGCTGGACGAGCCGGTATCGGCGCTGGATGTGTCGGTGCGCGGGGAAGTGCTGGCGCTGCTGTCGCGGCTGCAGGTGGAGTTTTCGCTGACCTATCTCATCATCAGCCATGACCTCGACATGGTGGCGGCGATGGCCGACCGGGTGCTGGTGATGGAGGCCGGGAAGATCATCGAGGAAGGCCGGCCGGAGCAGATCTTTGCGGCGCCGCAGCAGAAGCTGACGCGCGACCTAATGGCCGCGCGCCTGCCGGATATCGGTTAGACTAGTAGTCGCGTTCTCGAAGCGTAAAACCGGTAGCCACTTTTACTGAGAACGCTCCAGCTATTGTACCGTCACGCCCGCTTCGGCGATCACCGGCGCCCAGCGGGCGACTTCTTCGGCAACGTGGGTGGCGAGCTCCTCGGAGGACGACGCAACGACCACCGCGCCCACTTCGGCGAGGCGCGCCGCCACGGCCGGGTCGCTGACGGCGGCGACGGCGGCCTGGTTGAGCTTGGCGACCACTTCGGGTGGCGTGCCGGCTGGGGCGAAGAGCGCGTTCCAGGTGTTGGTTTCGTAGCCGGGGACGCCAGCTTCATCCATTGTCGGCACATCGGGGAAGCTGGCCGCGCGTTCGAGCGTGGTTACAGCGAGCGGCCGCAGGGTGCCCGCCTTCATGTGTTCGGTGGCCGAGGGCAGATTGTCGAAGATGATCGGCACAGCGCCCGAGAGGGCATCGACAAGGGCCGGGCCCGAGCCCTGATAGGGCACGTGAACCATGTCGGTCCCGGTCATGGACTTGAACAATTCGCCCGAGAGATGCAGCGGCGTGCCATTGCCCGAGGAGGCATAGGCGTGGGTTTCCGGCTCGGCCTTGAGCTTGGCGATCAGTTCCTCGACATTGCTGGCGGGGAAGTCTGGATTGACCAGCAGGACATTGGGCACGGTGACGAGCAGCGAGATGGGCTCGAAATCGGCCGAGGGATCGAAGGGTGGGGTCGCATAGAGCGAGGCACTGAGGGCGTGGGTGGCGATGGTGCCCATGAGAATGGTGTAGCCATCGGGCGGGGCATCGGCGACAGCCGTGGCGCCGAGCACGCCGCCGGCGCCGGCCTGGTTGACCACGAGAACCTGCTGGCCCAGTTGCTGGCTCATGGCCTCGGCAACGACGCGTCCGACGAGATCGGTGGAGCCACCGGCCGCAAAGGGCACGACAAGATTGATCGGCTGGTTGGGGAAATCCTGCGCCTGAACAGGCGCTGCGAGAACAAAAACCCCGGCGATGGCCAGGGCAGTCCATGTCATCTTCATCGTGTGTATCCTCCCAGATAACAGGGAGGGAAGTGATGAATGTGGTTTTGGTTCCATCGGGGCGGGAAGGACAGCTCCACACACTCGATGTCACCCCGGCTCAAGGCCGGGATGACACCGAGAGTTTGGCTGCGCCTTACCTCGTCAAAGCGTGCCGATGTAGGCGCCGAAGGGTTCCAGCAGGAGCTTGCCGCTTGCGGGCGTCGCCGTGACGCCGGGGCAGCCGGCGTCGGTCGGGGTGAGGTCCGACGGCAGGGTGAATTCGGCCTCGGTCTCGCCCATGTTGAAGACGCAGAGCAGGCGCTCGGTGCCGTCGCTGCGGATGAAGGCGAGGACATTGCCTTCGGCGGGGACCAGCTCGATCGTGCCCTTGCCCAGAGCCGGATGAGCGCGGCGGAACTGCAGCACGGCGCGATAGAATTCGAGGACGGAGCCCTCGACATTGTGCTGGGTGTCGACGGCATGGGTCAGGTGTTCGGCGGGAACGGGCAGCCAGGTGCGTTCGGCGGTCGAGAAGGCGCCGTTGCGGACGTGGGTCTGCCAGACCATGGGCGTGCGGCAGCCGTCGCGGCCCTTGAACTCGGGCCAGAACTCGATGCCATAGGGATCGACCAGGTCGGAAAAGGACAACTCGGCTTCCTTGAGGCCCAGTTCCTCGCCCTGATAGAGGCAGACCGAGCCGCGCATGGCAAGGATCAGCGTGGCGGCGAGGCGGGTGAAGGCAGCTTCCTGGCCGTGGCTGGCCCAGCGGCTGACATGGCGGACCACGTCGTGGTTGGAAAAGGCGAGGCAGATCCAGCCATCGGGGGCGCCGGCTTCGGTGGCGGCAATCGACTTGCGGAAATGATCGGCGGAGAATTCGCCGCCCAGATAGTCGAAGGTATAGGCCATGTGCAGGCGGTCATCGCCCGAGGTGTATTGGGCCATGATCTCGAGCTGGTGCTGGCTGTCGCCGATTTCACCGACGGTGGTCTTGCCGGGATATTCGTCCATCAGGGCGCGCAGGCGCTTGAGGAAATCGAGGTTCTCCGGGCGGGACTTGTCGTAGAGGTGCTCCTGGAAATTATAGGGATTCACCGCGGGGGCGGTCGAGGCGTTGAAGTCCTCGGCCTTGACCACGGGGTTGGATTCGAGGCCCGTGGAGTGGAAGTAGAAATTCACCGTATCGAGGCGGAAGCCGTCGACGCCGCGCTCGAGCCAGAAGCGCATGTCGCCGAGCAGGGCGTCCTGCACGTCGGGATTGTGGAAGTTGAGGTCGGGCTGGGAAACGAGGAAATTGTGCAGATAATATTGCATGCGCCGGCTGTCCCACTGCCAGGCGGAGCCGCCGAAGATGGAGAGCCAGTTGTTGGGCGGGGTGCCGTCAGGCTTGGGATCGGCCCAGACATACCAGTCGGCACGGGCATTGGTGCGGTTCTGCCGGCTTTCGGCGAACCAGGCATGCTTGTCAGATGAGTGGGAAATCACCTGATCGATGATGACCTTGAGGCCCAGCGAATGGGCCTTCTGCACGAGGCGATCAAAGTCCTCCAGCGTGCCGAAGCTGGGGTCGATGCCGCGATAGTCGGAGACGTCGTAGCCGAAATCCTTCATCGGCGAGGTAAAGACGGGTGACAGCCAGATGGCGTCGACCCCGAGGTCGGCGACGTAGTCGAGGCGGCTGGTGATGCCGACGAGATCGCCGACGCCATCGCCATTCTGGTCCTGGAAGGAGCGCGGATAGATCTGGTAGATCACCGCGCCGCGCCACCAGTCATTGTCGATTGCGGTCTGGTCGGCCGGTTTCGGCTCGGTCATCAGGGGCGAGGCAGTCATGGCAGCTCCGGACGTTAAGGAAGGAAATGTGTGGCGCCGCCGTGCGGCAGCACTAAGGTCAGCCGGCGCCGTGGCACTTCTTGTATTTGAGGCCGGAGCCGCAGGGGCATGGATCGTTGCGGCCAACGGCGGCGCTGCGGATCGGGGCTTGCGCCGCACTGCGATGGGCCTCGAACAGGGTGACGACGATTTCGGGAATGAGGTGGGGCGCATCCTGCTGCAGCCGGATCATCTCGGGATCGCTGGCGTCTTCCTCGCTGATCGCCGGATCGCTGGCAGCGAGCAGCGACATGATGGCATAGGCGGCTTCCTGGGCGCGGGATTCCTTGCGGCTTTGCAGCAGGCTTTCCCAGGATGGCAGGTCGAGGCTGATGGCAGCCTCGAAGCCGGCGATCCAGACTTCCCACAGCACGCCTTCGTCCTCGTCGAGTTCGTAGAGCGGTTCGTAGCGGCCCTCGGCGAGTTCGGCCGATATCTCGCCAAAGCGCGCCATGACGGCATCGGTCAGCGCGGAGCGGTCGGCGGTCTCGTCGGCGCCTTCGACGCCGGACCAGACCATGGGCAGGAACGCCTCTGGCGAGAAGACCTGCGGGCTGACGGCAATGCCGCAGAGATAGCCATCGAGCTCGCTGAGCATCATGCCGCCTTCGCCCAGATCGGTCAGCAGCCCATCGAGGCGCTGATGATCGGCGGACAGTTCTTCGAAGTCTTCCATGGGGCATTCCACTCGCTGGCAATTGAGCCCTATGCCTGCCCAAGCCGGCAGGCAATTGCAAGGGGTGAGCGCATGTTATGGTCGCCGACCCATCCGGGCTGCCAAGCAGGGGCTAAGCCAGCTTGTTGAACTTGTTCTGCAATTGCGTGAGCTTGGACATGCGGGCCTTCATGTCGGCCTGCGCCTTGCTGCGAACGCCCATTTCAGCGACCTGGACCTGAGTGTTGGTCGTGTTCGAAATGTTGTTGCGCATGGCGGTGTTGATGGTGTTGAGCCGTGAGAGGCCCTCATCCACGATGGCGCGGCGCTTTGTACGTTGGCTCGCGAGCGTGCCGTACATCGATGTTTTCTTGATCACTCCCATGGCTTTGAGCGTGATCGGAAGTGATTAAAATTTTATGATTTGAGGGTGGGATAGCGGGTCAGCATGCTGCGAGCAAGCTGGCGATATGCCTGGGCTTCGCTGCCGTCGGGCTCGGATACGACCGGCGGGCGACCCGCGTCGCTGCCTTCGCGGATCGACATGACCAGCGGGACCGCACCGAGGAAGGGGATGCCGAGGTCGGCGGCGGCCCGTTCGGCGCCACCAGTGCCGAAGATGTCGTAGCGGGTGCCGGTGTCGGGGGCGATGAAGTAACTCATGTTTTCGATGAGGCCGAGGATGGGCACACCGAAGCGCGGCAGCATGTCGATGGCCTTCTTGGCATCGATCAGCGCGAGGTCCTGCGGGGTCGAGACGATGATGACGCCATCGACCTCGGCCTGCTGGAAGAGCGAGATATGGATGTCGCCGGTGCCGGGCGGCAGGTCGATGACGAGGATATCGAGCTGACCCCAATCGGTTTCGCGCAGCAGCTGGCGCAGGGCGGAGGTTGCCATGGGGCCGCGCCAGACCACCGCCTGATCCTTGACCAGCATGGAGCCGATGGACATGGCCTTGAGGCCATAGGCGTCGTGGGGCGTGAAGATGCCGTCGTCGCGAATGGCGGGCTGGCCTTCAAGGCCGAGGAGTTTGGGGATGGACGGGCCGTAGAGGTCGGCGTCCAGTATACCGGTCTTGAAGCCTTCGGCCTGAAGGGCGAGGGCGATGTTGACGGCCGTGGTCGATTTGCCGACGCCGCCCTTGCCGGAACCAACGGCGATGATGTGCTTGATGCCGGGCACGGGAGTTTTGCCGGCCGGGACGGGCTTGCCGTGGGAGAAGGTCGGGCCGGATTTGGGCGGTGCCTTGCCGCCGGTCAGCGACACCATGATCTTGCGGGTGCCGGCGAGGTTTTGTGCGACGGCGGCCGCCTGTTCGCGGGCGGGACCGAAGGCGGCTTCCATGCCCGGAGCGACGGCAATGGCGAAAGCCACGGCGCCGGGGGTGACGATGATATCGGAAAGGCCCGCATAGCCGGCCAAATCACCGCCGCCGGGGATTTCCACGGCGGCAAGAGCGGATTTGATGGCGGCGGCGAGTTCGGTATCGGCCATTCTCGGCTTTCGGATTGCTACGATGGGTCAACGACCACCGTGTCATCCCGGCCCTGAGCCGGGATCCATCCCGGAATGAAACCGCGCACCACCATCTCAGGATGGGCCCCGGCTCAAGGCCGGGGTGACACCGCGTTTGTTGCGACTTCAGAGCAGACTAGAGGATCGACTGGCCGGTGGCGGCCCAATCCTTGAGGAAGCCTTCGATGCCGGCATTGGTCAGCGGATGATCGGCCAGCTTGCGGATGACGGCAGGCGGGATCGTCGCCACATCGGCACCGGCCAGCGCGACCTGGGTCACGTGGTTGGGGGTGCGGATCGAGGCAGCCAGGATTTCGGTGTCGAAAGCATAGTTGTCGTAGATCTGGCGGATGTTTTCGATCAGCTCGACGCCGTCGAGGTTGATGTCATCGAGGCGACCGAGGAAGGGCGAAATGAAGGTT includes these proteins:
- a CDS encoding ABC transporter permease, which codes for MILFALRRFAGFAVTLLAAAFVIFWLLDLLPGDPAQFILGVNATPDSVARLRLQMGLDAPGYERFLGWIWGMLQGDFGMSYTQRAPVAELIWGRLGVTLPLAVFAMVISVVIGLPLGILAARKRGKALDTGVMVLAQTGIAIPNFWFGMLLTLVFAVSLRWLPPGGFTPWSENLGLALRGLVLPSLALALPQASILARVMRTALVDVTGQDYIRTARAKGLTTGEAVWRHGVRNALLPVLTILGLQFAYLVAGTIVVENVFYLPGIGRLIFTAISERDLVLVRGATVILILVVTATMLVTDIAYALVDPRLRERSGS
- a CDS encoding ABC transporter permease; the protein is MRRLFAHPSLAIGLIATVIFVALGVLSLVWTPFPIAQIDVARRFLAPGTEHWLGTDNLGRDMASLIMAGTWTSFLVAAIAVVIGVGIGVPLGLAAAAWGGPVEWLVLRLSDFIFAFPAVIVAILITTLIGPGATNAIIAIGIFNIPVFARVARGGALSIATLDFVAAGRLAGLNNAMIAWRHLLPNIVSLLIVQGTIQMSLGILAEAGLSYIGLGTQPPATSLGLMLRDAQGLFLIHPWLSVVPGLAIVLIVIALNIAGDGLRDAIDPRLKQGSSNGLA
- a CDS encoding ABC transporter ATP-binding protein; translation: MALLDVSGLSIAFGSNAVVSGLSFAIERSERFGIIGESGSGKTLTSLAIAGLLPEGAKVSGSIMLDETPLPASEKAMARLRGKRIGMVFQEPMTALNPLMRVSEQIAEAIDLNLSGPARSVVPNLLAEVGLEPRHGHRFPHQLSGGQRQRVMIAMALASQPDLLIADEPTSALDLITQRKVLDLIAEICSRRQMALLFISHDLKAVARLCTRVAVMHRGKLVETGPAAEVFASPKQAYTQKLVAASRFDLRPAKGRRLGETLLSVEGISRDYKQGGMLLWAEKPLRAVDDVGFEIARGECLALVGPSGCGKSTLARIVVGLDRATAGQMQLDGVRYHGSDLPKGLRRDLSLVFQDPFGSFNPRLSIGASLAEPLRLEAGLDSAAVKARLVEAVEAVGLDAGMLERYPHEFSGGQRQRLAIARALVTRPKLLVLDEPVSALDVSVRGEVLALLSRLQVEFSLTYLIISHDLDMVAAMADRVLVMEAGKIIEEGRPEQIFAAPQQKLTRDLMAARLPDIG
- a CDS encoding tripartite tricarboxylate transporter substrate binding protein; protein product: MTWTALAIAGVFVLAAPVQAQDFPNQPINLVVPFAAGGSTDLVGRVVAEAMSQQLGQQVLVVNQAGAGGVLGATAVADAPPDGYTILMGTIATHALSASLYATPPFDPSADFEPISLLVTVPNVLLVNPDFPASNVEELIAKLKAEPETHAYASSGNGTPLHLSGELFKSMTGTDMVHVPYQGSGPALVDALSGAVPIIFDNLPSATEHMKAGTLRPLAVTTLERAASFPDVPTMDEAGVPGYETNTWNALFAPAGTPPEVVAKLNQAAVAAVSDPAVAARLAEVGAVVVASSSEELATHVAEEVARWAPVIAEAGVTVQ
- a CDS encoding alpha-glucosidase family protein, encoding MTASPLMTEPKPADQTAIDNDWWRGAVIYQIYPRSFQDQNGDGVGDLVGITSRLDYVADLGVDAIWLSPVFTSPMKDFGYDVSDYRGIDPSFGTLEDFDRLVQKAHSLGLKVIIDQVISHSSDKHAWFAESRQNRTNARADWYVWADPKPDGTPPNNWLSIFGGSAWQWDSRRMQYYLHNFLVSQPDLNFHNPDVQDALLGDMRFWLERGVDGFRLDTVNFYFHSTGLESNPVVKAEDFNASTAPAVNPYNFQEHLYDKSRPENLDFLKRLRALMDEYPGKTTVGEIGDSQHQLEIMAQYTSGDDRLHMAYTFDYLGGEFSADHFRKSIAATEAGAPDGWICLAFSNHDVVRHVSRWASHGQEAAFTRLAATLILAMRGSVCLYQGEELGLKEAELSFSDLVDPYGIEFWPEFKGRDGCRTPMVWQTHVRNGAFSTAERTWLPVPAEHLTHAVDTQHNVEGSVLEFYRAVLQFRRAHPALGKGTIELVPAEGNVLAFIRSDGTERLLCVFNMGETEAEFTLPSDLTPTDAGCPGVTATPASGKLLLEPFGAYIGTL
- a CDS encoding UPF0149 family protein gives rise to the protein MEDFEELSADHQRLDGLLTDLGEGGMMLSELDGYLCGIAVSPQVFSPEAFLPMVWSGVEGADETADRSALTDAVMARFGEISAELAEGRYEPLYELDEDEGVLWEVWIAGFEAAISLDLPSWESLLQSRKESRAQEAAYAIMSLLAASDPAISEEDASDPEMIRLQQDAPHLIPEIVVTLFEAHRSAAQAPIRSAAVGRNDPCPCGSGLKYKKCHGAG
- a CDS encoding Mrp/NBP35 family ATP-binding protein, which encodes MADTELAAAIKSALAAVEIPGGGDLAGYAGLSDIIVTPGAVAFAIAVAPGMEAAFGPAREQAAAVAQNLAGTRKIMVSLTGGKAPPKSGPTFSHGKPVPAGKTPVPGIKHIIAVGSGKGGVGKSTTAVNIALALQAEGFKTGILDADLYGPSIPKLLGLEGQPAIRDDGIFTPHDAYGLKAMSIGSMLVKDQAVVWRGPMATSALRQLLRETDWGQLDILVIDLPPGTGDIHISLFQQAEVDGVIIVSTPQDLALIDAKKAIDMLPRFGVPILGLIENMSYFIAPDTGTRYDIFGTGGAERAAADLGIPFLGAVPLVMSIREGSDAGRPPVVSEPDGSEAQAYRQLARSMLTRYPTLKS